A stretch of DNA from Sylvia atricapilla isolate bSylAtr1 chromosome 3, bSylAtr1.pri, whole genome shotgun sequence:
TGGGGGAGCTTGTGCTGTGGCTAATGCTCACCGCTTCCAGATCAAGAGAAAAGGACACCTCAGCAGCATTAAGGACTGCAGCCACTGGAAACTCTGTTCTGGAGAGGCTGGCTTGAAAAACCTGACACAAGCATAGATAGTGCACACACTCTTTATTAAAGATGATCCTTTTCAAAATTATCTTGGGTGACAGTCATTGACTTTGCCTTGACAAAGCAGACAGATCCATAGCTTATAAACTATAACTCATAAAAATCTGCAACTTTCAGTTGCCCTTAGCCtggtaaaataataaatttaaattggAAAAAGACCAGTGGGATCCTTGAGTCCACCCATTAACTACCACTGTCAAATCCaccactaagccatgtccctaagtgccacatcaACTAGATCATGACCAGAATGATAGATCAAATAACAAGAAAATTCCTATATTTTAAAGGGATGAGTAAAGCAAACAAGTAATGAGGATCAGTTCCAGACCCCCACTGAGATGATTTATAAACACAACCACCAGACTGAAGTCAATTTTACTGCTTGCTCAGCCGTGTTTGTCTGCAAAGTCATCTTGACAGCTGAAGTAAAAGCAGGTGAACCAGCAATCTAAAAGGCAAGGAACCTGTCTGATCATATTTACCAAATATCTGGACTTAGAGTCTGCTTGAGCCCCTTAAAATCACAGCTGTGCCTCAGAGACAAAACCAGAGTTAAAACTCAGCTGTCAAGTTACTCAGAAAATAAGCAATCTGGTAGCCTGAGGAGGTGAAAAATGACAGGGGCAGGTGGTTGGGGTTTTGCGTGGGGACGTGGtttgatgtgggttttttgtttttgtttttttgtttttgtttttgtgtacGTGGAGTAGGTTGTCTcgttttcttttaaaaccaaagaaatagTCTGAAAGCAGTTTGTCGGTACGAAGAAGGCGGGCCATGTGGAAAGGGAGGACAGCTGGGGGCAGTCCAGCCTCCAGTATACCCCTGAACCACGGGGCAGGGTAGTCAAAGACCTCTCCCAAAGCACCTCCGCAGGCACATCATCTCGCAGAGCGGGTACCCCCCGTCCCGGCAGAGCGCCGAGCGGAGCTCGGGACGGCGGGAGAGGCGGGCTCAGCGGCAGCGCGTCCCCCGTTGGCTGCGGCGCCGCTGCCGGGCgggagcagccccgggctgtgcgaggcgcgggcgcggcggccgcggcggcggtCCCGAGGCGGGAGGATGCGGGCGGCGCCCGGGGCGCAGCCTGACCGGCCCTTCAAGCTCAGGAAGAGTCTCGGTAGGGGCGCCGGGGGCGCGGAGGGGCTGCGGGGGCGGAGGGGCTCCGGCACACGTAAcgcttctctcctctcctctgccccgCAGCCACCCGGCGGGAAGAAGTAGCAGGGATCCGAGCCAAGTTCCCGACCAAAATCCCGGTAAAACTCTGGTTTTACTGTTTAAAGAGAGAAGCGTgtgaagggagggaaaggggcCTGGGTTATTTTAGGTTTTATTAACTGtgactttaattaaaacagGTAATTGTTGAGAGATACCATAAAGAGAAATACCTTCCTCTCTTGGACAAAACCAAGTTTCTGGTTCCCGAGGAGCTGACCATGGCACAGTTCATAACCATCATCAGGTGGGTAATGGATACTGGTGGGTTGGAGCTGCACCTGGGCTTGGCTGCTGTTCCCCAAGAAGGTATTTCCTAGTGGGCTGCTGGGGTCATCTCGCTTCCTTTGGTGGTAGGAGGATAAAGGTGTTAGTTATGTAATGGCTTCCCTCTCTTGCAAGTGTTTGAAGACAATCAAAAGATGTTTTCACAAGTGCACTTGGGGGAAAAATGTGGTCTTTTTTGGCTTCATagtcctctcttttttccctaacTGTAGTGAAAAAAGACTATATCAGACTCATGTTCTACTCTCTTCCTGCCTCATAGACTGGGTGCTGGGGCTCTGTGATCTTGTTCTGCTTATGACTGTCACTGCTTGTTCTCTTAGTGCCCCTAGCTGAATTTGCTCAAGTTCAAAGCAGCTCTTGAATGTGAGTGAAAGGAAATGTGCTGCTAAATTGTTCTTTATGAGACATTACAGCAAAGAAGTCTCCCAAAATATTTAGTGGtattttctgacaaaatatGAAAGCTATGTTTTTCAGCACACCTAATTAAGTATAGAAAATGATCTTTCTAGATTATAACTTCTGTAAAAGATGGTTTTGGCTCTTGAACAACTTGGATCATAATTCTTGTATGTAATGTCTCTGAAAAGGACTTGTATTTTGAGGGTAGGCTTTATAGTAAGTGTAACAGACTGGAGCTGGAATCCTTTACAAAATCTGCTCTACAGAAGCTTTTGGTTTCTATTCACACTTTTCCCTGGTAACTGGGAACTCCAAGCCCGTGCTCAGTAGCACCTTTGGTGAAGCCATGGAAGCCTTTCCCCAGAGCACAGGCCTTTGAGCTTCCAGTTAAATTCCCGCTGATGTAGACATTGTACCACACACTAACTTTACACAGCATTTCTTGTGCCTACTTCATGCAACTGCTCTGCTTAATGTATGTCATACTCTGAAGTGAAAACCATATTCAACTTGCTAATGCTTgatcctcttttcctcctctctttttcaATTAGAAGCAGGATGGCTCTAACAGCTACACAAGCTTTCTACCTGCTGGTGAACAACAAAAGCCTAGCCAGTATGTCCTTGACAATGGCAGAAGTGTACAGGGACTACAAAGATGAAGATGGCTTTGTGTATATGACCTATGCTTCTCAGGAGATGTTTGGATGCTTATTACCCACTGCTCAAGGGAAAACTATGGAATGCTTTCAGAAAACTTAAGATTGGGTTCCTatgctgcagcaaagcagtCTGCTCTGACTCATGCCTGTGACGTGAACCTCAGAGATGCTCCTTCCAGTGTGAGCTCTTGAGCTCTGTAGTGGGAGTTATGACCCACAAGCTGGCAGGACCAGCTTAAGACAGAAATGGTGGTACACTTTGCCTAGGTAATAATttggatatatatttttatatttaaagacaCTATGggttagggttttttcttttgaactgcACCTCCACTGTTTTGCAATATCAGTCTTTGCTGTGTAACtgatttttaaggttttctGAAAGCCTAAGtctaagaagaaaataaagaaccTTTTAAGTATTGAGttgaatgttatttttaatctgGGGAAAGACTAAAAAATTTCTCTAGGAGAGGATCCTGTGATAGTTCTGGGAATTTGAGCTCAATGCCTTTTAAATTAAACACTGCTTGCACAGCTACTCTGAAATTTTCAATGGAATATCAAAGTTTGGGTTGTGTCACTCACGAGCAAAACCATAATTAAGAAAGGTTCATTAAGGTAGGTATCTGGGCTGTGAAATTAAGCAGTAGTGCCAGAGCAGTGTTAAGTTTAACACCTGAATAAACTGTCAGCTGTTACAGAAAACACTGTGTTATAGATAGCTATTTGTTTAAAGTAAGCAAACTGATTGCTAGTCAGCATAACTGAAATGCAGATAGCAGGACTTGAAGAGTATATCAGGTTTCAAGAgttattttcttgctgctgaATTTTGCTAGTGTGATTTCTCTAGATACTGTCCTATCCATCCCCCACAGGCACCTGCTTGTCAGGTACCCTGACAGACTTCAGTGAGTCTTGTTTCAGTGACAGAGCCAAGTCATGTACAATTGTGATTAAGAGATACTCCAGTGTTTctggaaaatgttgaaaataccaaaaatacCATGTAGTAAAATGTTGATTCATCTTAATATACACGCTTGGTTCCTATAAACATGTATTAAAGGATCACTTGACATGAGCCTTAGGCTGAAGTAGAGCTCAAGCTGTCTTCCTGTATGTAAGGAATGTATTGGAAAGCTGGAAATGCTCTGATCATGCATGATCATCTGAAAATACCAGGTAATTTAAAAACCTGTCACACTTTGCAGTTTATTAATCAACCTCTGGCAGCCTCAGTTTAGGATTGGTCAAATTGTTACAATATGATGCAATTCTTCTGTTCAGTACTAAACTGCAGAATGAGTAATGTAGGAATTACTAGACTGCAAAAAAGTGTTGACAGTATATAAGTTATGCATAAGGAAGGAATGTGTGTGTAAGCTTTTTGCAGTGGGTCTTTTGCATTAATAATCTCTCGAACATGAAGTTTTGAGCAGACCTGTGTTTGAGCCTCTAAGCCAGGGGATTTAGAGGAGTACCTGCTATAGTGGAGGTGAGTTGGTTTGCCAACTTGTGTTTCATGAGCTGAGGAACAAAGAAGTCATTGAACTGACCTATGGAAGGGATAAGGCCATGTTGGTTTAGGTTATAAAAACATGTGGGCTTTGGGATCCCAGAATCAGTTGCTTGGATATATTTCACTTACGCTTGTAATAGAAACAGTTTCCATTGCACAAATTGAACTCGAATAGTCATTTGTCACCAGCCCTTCAGTGAAGCAGAGACACCTGCTTGGCAGGAGCAccacacagaaatgctgaacaGCTGTAGGAACCTTGGGGTGAGAGGAGCAAGGAGAGACTTTCTGTGTTCAAGCTCTCTTGACAGTCTAGCATTAGGCTAATATTTTGCTTCAATGGTTCCTCTGTCTTCGTGCCTTGTGTGATACTTGGTACATGAAGAGAGAAGCACTACAGTTTCTTGGCTGACAGCCAACTTACTTTGGCTTGTAATGTAGCGCCTGAAGTGTAAGTGTTGATCCCTccagcattttttaatattatgctATGGTGTCTACAGGCTGAGTAACACATCCAGCCAAAAAAGTTGCACAAGGAGAAGGTCAGTTGCAGGTAAAGAGCATCATTATAAACTTGTTTAAACTGGCCTGATGAACCTAGAAAGAAGTCCAATGAACTGGGAAAGCATCATTGGGCAATAGTAATAGACTTGCCTTTCTATCAGATGTTGAACAAAATAGGATATTAACTATCTAAGACAGTTTTCACAAgtcttaaaataataaactaGGATTTACATGCCCAAATAATTCTGTTGTCCTGCTTGTGGAATTGCCTTGATACGATTAGAAGGTTTGAATTTAGCCTATTCACTCTTGAAGTGCAAAGAACAAGGATtagaaaagaagcaaacagaaaactttGCTCTGACATATGCAACTGAGATAACTGCAGCTACTTCCAATGTAGCTGCTGTTTGAAGAGCTAATATTTGCTAAAGCAAATACTGATTAGAAACaggtatatttttttcttcaatgaaGGACACAATGCTGCCTTAAGCAGATTTTATACTTCTTTCCAATCTACCACTAATGTAAAAATAGATAGCAGAGATgctatttgttttttaaagttttgtctTCATGATATAAACTTGTGCTCATTAATATCAAAGATATCCaccagagaacagaaaacattctGAGGATAATCCTGTTTCTTCCATAGACTACCAGCTCAATCACAGAAGATGCTCAATGCTCTGGCTTTAAATATAAACTAAATCAAAGTGAAGGATATGGAATATTAGAGGGGTATGAAAGAGTGGTTCTTGGGAGAAGTATGTCCTACAGCCATCTACAATCACAGCTACAACCTGTGCACAATGTTTTATGGAGTGCAAATTGACATTTGGTGCTGCAAGGCAAGCCTAATAACCTCAGCCTGGGCTTTAGCATACATAAGCAACATCAGGAGATTTCCAAACTGTTTggatttaaaaattacttaatgtTATGTTTTGGTAGAATAAGTAAATGAATGGCAACACTAATCTTCTTGTTCAAGGCAATAACACTTTTGAACTTAGATGggctttttattgttttcccaTGCTAACTATTTCCAGATGGTGGTACTTTCaggataaaaatgttttaatattttacacaCACTAAGTGACAGATGGTATCCTCTGCTGTAAATAAGTTGCTTTGTTTAGGTAAGATACTGTAGATTAAAGTAAAATGAGATAATACGACAGAATAGAACCTTCAGCATCAAATTACCCTGCCATATTCTCCTTTCAAGAAAGCCTGCAGAgaaattacagggaaaaaacaaaaagacctAAGCAAGacagaaacttttatttttgaaagccaGTTTTTTAATGCATGCACTATGAAGTGGAAAGGGGGAGAGTGGAAGAGTTCCTATGGAAAGCCTCCAAGGGATCCCTGTGGGTGATTAAGAAATGCTATTTTGTATGTTACAGTGCCTATATACAAAACTTGTAATGGAATATGTACTTCCCTCAAGAACCactgtttcagaaatattttgagacAAATCTCCTGAATCTTAAAATAGCcctttttttcatagttttgaATCAATCCATAAGAGAGAGAAGaatagaaaaaacccaaaaccagacTTCTGCCTATAAATATGTGCTTAGTTTCTTTAGCTTTCCTAAGATGCTTTGTTATGTTAGCTCTACCCACTTCTCTCCCCTGATGATTCTAGATTGCTTCTTAGGAGTTTAAGTTAGCTACTACTTGTTCCTAGACAATATGCAAGGGCAGTTAGGTCCTATAATAAATGACATTCTGACCCTAGTTTAGAGAGTCATGAATATAACCTTAATGAAATTAGTAATGCCCTGAAAGCTTCTCCCCAGAAAGTCGTATCACTCCCTCCCTGCTGTATTTCATGTGTTGCTTCTCTTGTGACTGTGATGTTCCTGTGGCACACAACTGTAGCAGTGCAGTCCAGGTGGCTTTCAAAGCACCCAGGGCAAGTCTCAATGCCAGAGTtcaaaaagcagcactgtgctTTCCCCTGCAGTGGCAGACCCTCAGGAGGGGGTGTGACTGCCTGGGTACATGTGGAGCTTccagagcaggcaggcagggacTGAGGAGGTGCTGCTTGGGCCACTCAGCACTTACATCATGTCTGTCAGGGACTGTAAAGGGCCTTTATGAGGCTGCCTATGACTTGTTGCAGGGTGGGCTTGGCTGATGgtgtttatttttgcaaatatttcaagaCCCTGGCTTTACTTTCTTTCAGTGTATAACAGCATGGTCTGGATCTTAATCAGACCTTCAGCTCAAGCCTGTTTTATGTCAGAAATGCTATTGATCGCATGGTCCTTGATGCTGTTGACCAAGACATCCCTACTAGAGCTAAAATTTATTTCTCGTTCTCAAAAACAGAGCCAAGACTTTACAGCCTGACAAATGGATTTCCAGGGAAATCTTTAGGTCAGCTAACCAGTGGgtgaggaaaggggaaggagtGAGCCAGGGGGTTAAACATGCATATCAGTGCTCCCATCCAAAGCAGCTGCAACCATATAGTCTTCACAAGCCTGCCTGTGGCTGCCTGGAAAGCCTGAGCCTCAGTGTGATCTCACTAAGGCAACTATTACACCCACTAGCTTACAAAGAGAACTTATGAGAAAGAAACACGTGCTTACAGATGGAGGGTGGATATAGCCTTTTCCTGAACAAAATGTGAACTCTgtcaatggaaaaaaacacacaggaTCATGCTGAAAGGCAGACATggcaaataaagaaattatattcttgGTGCTGGCACTACTTCACAAGGCAACTTGGCTCTTACTCTGAGAACTTTAAAACTTCATGTCAAGTGATGGATAGGAGTATGGTCTCTGTCTGACTCTTCTCCCCAAAAATGCTGCATCTGtgctcaaaaattaaaaaaatcagatagaGATGTGAGCTGCATATTTGAATGCTGACTGGCTGGGGAAGATTAActcattttccagcagcttgATGCATTAGTCACCTACAAAATAAAAGAGCCATCGATAGAGaaaacagctgctgtgctgcaggtgagagCAGAATCACCAGCTTAGTGCAGGCACATCTGTGCTGTCTAGACTGTCAGGGTAACACAAGCATTGCATAGGTTATGCAGATGATTTTGCTATTTGAAATTATATTGGCTCTGCTATAAACCTGTCAAAACTGTCAAGAGAGGTCTCAGGAGAAACTGCGTTTTCCTAGGAGGCAGCTGGATTTGGTTCAAATCTCAGTTCTTTCAGC
This window harbors:
- the MAP1LC3C gene encoding microtubule-associated proteins 1A/1B light chain 3C encodes the protein MRAAPGAQPDRPFKLRKSLATRREEVAGIRAKFPTKIPVIVERYHKEKYLPLLDKTKFLVPEELTMAQFITIIRSRMALTATQAFYLLVNNKSLASMSLTMAEVYRDYKDEDGFVYMTYASQEMFGCLLPTAQGKTMECFQKT